The Natribaculum luteum genome contains the following window.
GAGGCAGACCGCGACGGCTTCTCCGCCGACAAGATCACCGGCAAGCTCGGTATTCGGGCGTCGGACACCGCCGAGCTCATCTTCGACGACGTGCGCGTTCCCGAGGAGAACCTCATCGGGACTCGAGACGCCGCCTTCATGCAGCAGATGCAGTTTTTCGACCAGACTCGAGTCGCGGTCGCCGCCCAGGGCGTCGGCATCGCGAAAGGTGCCTCCGAAGCCGCACTCGAGTACGCCCAGGATCGCGAGCAGTTCGGCCAGTCGATCTCCGAGTTCCAGGCCATCCAGCACAAGCTCGCCGACATGCACACCAAGACCGAGGCCGCGCGCAACCTGACCTACAAGGCTTCCTGGAAGGTCGACCAGGGCGAGAACATCACGAAGCTCGCCTCGATGGCCAAGGAGTACGCCTCCCGCGTCGCGACCGACGTCGCCGACGAGGCCGTCCAGATCCACGGCGGTGCCGGCTACGTCAACGACTTCCCCGTCGAGCGGTTCTACCGCGACTCGAAGATTACCCAGATCTACGAGGGAACGACCGAAATCCAAAAGAACATCATCGCCCGCGAACTGCTCGGTAAAGGATTCTAGGCACACTACCCGTCTGAGCCGCCCCGACTCGTCTCCCCTCTCGCCACCGCTGCCCCGCTGACGCTACGCGAATCCGGTTGGTGGCAGTTCTTCGTCGACAGAAACGTCGAAGTGGACTGGCCATCAGACCTGTTCCCGACGGCGTTTGCGTGACTCCTTTGCCGTCTCGGCCCGTACGAACGGGCAATGAGAGAGTTCGTCTTCGCCCTCGAGTACGACGCCGGAACGAACCCGGTCGCCGACGTCCTCGAGGCGTACCCCGACACGACGATCCGTTCGCTGTCGTGTCACGTCACCGAGGAGAGCCTCTGGCGAGTCGACCACGCGAGCGGCTCGACGGCGGGACTCGAGGCGCTCGAGGCCGCCTACCGCGAGTCGACCTACTGTGCAGACTGTCTCGTGAAAGACGACTGCGGGGCCGACTGCGAGACGCAGGTGCTCGATCGGTCGGACGACACGCTCGTCGTCTACACCTACTGGGACCGGACGGACGTCTGCGAGTCGGTCCCCCACCTCGCGCTCGAGTATCTCGGCGAGGGACTGCTGTTCGAGACCTACCGGGAGGGACGGCGCTATCGCTGGCGGATCGTCCTCGCGAACGACGCGCCGATTCACGACTTCTTCGACGCGCTCGGCGACGAAGTTGGGCACTGCGCGGGCATGGAGATGCTCCGGCTGACAGACCTCGACCCGGATCGCTCCCGCGAGGAGCGACCCGAGTCGCTCCCGAAAGAACAGCGCGACGCGCTGCGCGTCGCCGTCGAGCGCGGCTACTACGAGACGCCGCGACGGATCGACCTGTCGGAACTCGCCGAGCAACTGGACGTTCCGCGGTCGACGCTCTCCTACCGGCTGCGACGGGCGGAAGCCGAACTCGCGACGGCGTTCGTCGACGCCGACGACTCGCTCGAGGCGCTCTCGCCGGGTCTCTGACGGCCACGGGGCACCGACGACAGACCACGAGTTTGGCGCGCGCCAAATAATCCGTATAGGGACGGCTCCCGTACTGATCGGTGATGAGCGAGCAGGAACCACCAGCCTCGGCGTCGACGGACGGCTCGACGCGAATTCTCGAGCTGTCGGTCCCGGAGATGGACTGTCCGTCCTGTGCGGGGAAGGTGACGAACAGCGTCGAGCGACTCGACGGGATCGAGGGGCTCGAGGCGCGCGTGGCGGCCGGCACCCTGATCGTCGAGTACGACCCCGACGTCGTCAGCGACGCGGACGTTCGCGACCGCGTCGAGGCGGCGGGATACGTCGTCGAGTCGAGCGAGACCGAACTGGCGCTGTCGGTCCCGGAGATGGACTGTCCCTCGTGTGCGACCAAAGTCGAGAACGCACTCGAGGACGTCCCCGGCGTCTCGGACGTCGAGACCCAGCCGGCGGCCGGCCGGGTTACCGCCACGGTCTCCGGCGGGGCGAGCGACACCGAGACCGCGATTTCGGCGATCGAGAGCGCCGGCTACGAGGCGACGCCGCTCGACGGCGGCGGCGATCGGTTCCGCGACCCGAACGAGGTCTGGACGAGTCGTCGGGCCGGCACGACGGCGATCGGTGCCGTCCTGGTCGTGACGGGACTCGCCCTGCGATTTCTCTTCCCCACGGTCGATCCCGCGCTCTTTACGCTCGCCGGCCGGTCGTTCGCCGTCTCGCACGTCCTCTTCGTCGTCGCGGCCGCGATCGCCGGCGCGCCGATCGTCCGCAACGGCTACTACTCGGCGCGCAACCGCAGTCTCGACATCGACTTCCTGATGACCGTCGGGATCCTCGCCTCCGTGGCGACCCACCACCCCTTCGAGGGGGCCACCCTCGCGGTGCTTTTCAGCGTCGCCGAACTGCTCGAGCGGTTCTCGATGGACCGCGCCAGGGACTCGCTGCGGGAACTGATCGACCTCTCGCCGGAGACGGCGACGGTCCTGCGAGACGACGGCACCGAGGAGACGGTGCCAGCGGAGACGGTCGAGGCGGGCGACGTGGTCGTCGTCCGGCCGGGCGAGAAGATTCCGGCCGACGGCGTCGTCCGCGAGGGCGAGAGTGCGGTCAACCAGGCCCCGATCACCGGCGAGAGCGTTCCCGTCGACAAGACGCCCGGTGAGGAGGTCTTCGCCGGGACGATCACCGAGTCGGGCTACCTCGAGGTCGAGGTCACGAGCGACGCGGCCGACTCGACGATCTCGCGGATCGTCAGATTAGTCGAGTCGGCGGAACGCGAGCGGACCGACCGCGAGCAGTTCGTCGAGCGATTCGCCGACGTCTACACGCCGATCGTCGTCGCGCTGGCGATCCTCGTCGCCGCGGGGCCGCCGCTGGTCGTCGGTGCGTCCTGGAACACGTGGTTCCTGCGGGGGCTGACGCTGCTGGTCATCGCGTGTCCCTGTGCGTTCGTCATCAGTACGCCCGTCAGCGTCGTCTCCGGGATCACGAGCGCCGCCCGAAACGGCGTCCTGATCAAGGGCGGTCGCTACCTCGAGGCGGCAGGCGAGAGCGACGTCCTGGCGATCGACAAGACGGGGACGCTGACGACCGGCGACCTCTCCGTGACCGACGTCGTCGCCCTCGAGGGCGTCGACGAGGAGACGGTGCTCCGGCGTGCGAGCGCCCTCGAGCGGCGCAGCGAACACCCGATCGGCGAGGCGATCGTCGCCCACGCGGCCGACCGCGGGATCGGCGGGGACGTCGCGGTCGACGACTTCGAGGCCCTGACCGGCCGGGGCGTCAGCGGTGACGTCGACGGTGTGACCCACTACGTCGGCAAGCCCGACCTCTTCGACGGCCTCGGACTGGACCTCGAGCACGCACACGTGACGACCGACGGCGGGCGACTCCTCGAGTCGGCCAACCAGCAGTGCGACGAGGGCGACTGCCTGAACGTCCTCGAGGACGCCGTCGAGAAACTCGAGCGCGAGGGGAAGACGGCGGTCCTCGTCGGTACCGACGACCGACTGCTCGGCGTCGTCGGCGTCGCCGACGCAGTCCGCCCCGACGCGTCGTGGGCCGTCTCCCGGCTGCAAGCGCAGGGCGTCCGCGTCGTGATGCTCACCGGTGACAACGAGGGGACGGCCCGCGCGATCGCCCAGGCGGTCGGCATCGACGAGTACCACGCCGAACTGCTGCCGGAGGAGAAACTCGAGGAGATCCGCCGCCTCGAGGACGAACGCGGCGACGTCGTCATGGTCGGCGACGGGATAAACGACGCGCCCGCGCTCGCGACGGCCACCGTCGGCGTCGCGATGGGAGCCGCCGGCACGGACACCGCACTCGAGACGGCCGACGTCGCGCTCATGGGTGACGACCTCACGCGCCTGCCGTACCTCTACCGACTCGCCCGGAAGGCAAACGGCGTGATCAGACAGAACATCTGGTCGAGTCTGGCGGTGAAAGCCGTCCTCGCCGCCGGTGCGCCGTTCGGGATCGTGACGGTGGTCCACGCGGTCGTCGTCGGCGACATGGGGATGAGCCTCGGCGTGACGGGCAACGCGATGCGCCTCTCGAACGTCGAACCCGAGACGCCCGACGGGGGCGGCGACTAGCGCGGTTCGCTGCGTCGACTGCGCTCGGATCGCGGTGGACCCGACGTCGACGCGCTCGAGCCACCGGTAAAATTTTATTTCTGACAGTTGATCACAGATGCATGTCCTCCAGAAACGCCCTGGTCGTCGGATTCCTCGTCGCAGTCGCCGCCGGCGTCGTCGCCGTCCTGAGCCGTTACAGTACCACGATCGGATTCGAGTACTTCGGACTGGAGACGACTGCGGAACTCTCGGCGCTCGCCATCGGAACCAACCTCCTCACGCTCCTCGTCGAACCGCTCGGCGTCTTCGTCGTCGGCGTCGTCGCCGTCCGCTGGCTCGGCGAGTCGGGATCGTACGCCGCGTTCGCGGTCGTCCTGTTTCTCGGGGCGGCGATCGGCAGCGCCGTCTGCCAGTTCGCGCTTCGAGGGCTGCTAGACGCCGCTTCGGAACCGCTCGGACGCCTCGCCCTCGGATACCTCGAGGTCACGGTCGGGACGGGTCTGCGGGTGGCAGTCGCCGGACTCGCCGGTGTCGGGGCGCGCTACGCGTTCACGGACGATCTTCCACCGGCGAGACGAACTCGAGCCGACTGAACCGATCCCGCCGCCAGACGCAATGGTGTGAACTTTCGAGTGGCGAAATCTTCCGAGTTCCATCTGACACGTTTCGGAGCCGGAGTGTACGAAACGGCAACCTGCGAGACGCCTATACGCGTACGGCACCTATCTCGTACTGATGACAGACACGTCCCCAAGTGACCACGAAAGGCCCGGCGGCGGTGTGCAGATCGGCGACGTCGAGCGCATCGTCGATGATTCGACGAACGGAGCGACTCGAGGGGACGGTCCCGTCGAGTACGAGGAGCGATCGGTCCCGGTATTGATCGTCGGCGCGGGAGCGGCAGGTGCTCGAGTCGCCATCGAACTGGCCGAGCGCGGCGTCGAATCGCTGGTCGTCGGCAAGCGCGACCACGGCGACGCCCACACGACGTGGGCGGCCGGCGGCGTCAACGCCGCCCTCGGATCGCGCGACGACGAGGATGACTGGACGATCCACGCCGCGGACACCCTGAAGGAGGGACACTTCCTCAACGATCCCGAGGCCGTCGAACTGACCGCGAAACACATGCCCGACCGGATTCGCGAACTCGCGGCGTGGGGGACGCCGTTCGATCGTACAGACGACGGGCGGATCGACCAGCGATACTTCGGCGCGCAGTCGTACCGGCGCACCTGCTTCGTCGGCGACCGGACCGGCGAGGCGATGCTCGAGACGCTGATCGAGCGAGTCCGAGAACTCGAGGTACCCTACCGCGAGAACGTGATGATCACGCGGCTGCTGTCGGACGGTCGCCGCGTCTACGGTGCCGTCGGCTTCGACATGGAGGACGGCCACGATCTCCTGTTCCGGACGAACCACGTCGTGTTGGCCGCCGGCGGCTTCTCCGCGCTGTACGATCGCCACTCCTCGCGCGCCGACGAGAACAACGGCGACGGGCCAGCGATGGCGCTCGAGGCGGGGGCGACGCTGCTGGACGTCGAGTTCGTCCAGTTTCACCCGACCGGAATGGTCGGCGCACGCTACGGCCAGGAGTGGGACGGGAGGCTCGTCACGGAAGCCGTTCGCGGCGAGGGCGGCCGACTCTACAACGTGGACGGCGAGCGGTTCATGGAGCGGTACTCGCCGGACCAGATGGAACTCGACGCCCGCGACGTGGTGGCCCGGGCGATCGCCCAGGAGCTACGAGAGGACAGAGGGACCGAGAACGGCGGGGTCTACCTCGACATCTCCCACCGCGATCCGGAGTACGTCAAAGAACGCCTCCCGACGATGTACGAGCGGTTCCAGTCGCTCGGCGTAGACATCACCGACGCGCCGATGGAGATCGCGCCGACCGCCCACTACACGATGGGCGGTGTCGACGTCGACTTCCGGACCGGCGAGACCGGCGTCGGGGGACTGTACGCGGTCGGCGAGACCGTGGCGGGTGTCCACGGTGCGAACCGTCTCGGCGGCAACTCCCTGGCCGAAACCGTCGCCATCGGCAAACTCGTCGGCGAACACGTCGGCGACCGCGTGACCGAGGCGGACGACGACCCCGACCTCCCCGACGGCCAGCGCGCGCTCGCCGAGCGGGAGTTTCGCGCGCTCGCTGCACTCGAGACCGCAGACGGCGACACCACCCCGCAGGAACTGCTCTCGGACCTCGGTGACCTGCTGTGGGACCACGCCGGAATCCTTCGAGACGAGGGGAGTCTCGAGGAGGGCCGACGGAAGCTCGCCACGCTTCGCGACCGAACGGCCGACCTCCGGGTCGAGGGCGACCGGACGTCCCAGTCGTTCGAGTTCGCCGTCGACCTCGCGTTCAGCCTCACCATGGCGGACGCGATACTCCGGGCGGCGACAGAGCGCACCGAGTCTCGCGGCGCACATCATCGCACCGACTATCCCGAGACCGACCCGTCCTGGCGAGCGAATCTCACGATCACCGACGATGGCACCGGAATGACGCTTCGCCGCCGCGGCGTCGCCGAACCCAGCGACGCCGTCCA
Protein-coding sequences here:
- a CDS encoding acyl-CoA dehydrogenase family protein — protein: MDFGLTDEQQQIREEVRRFAENEIAPHAEEYDVEEKFPHDIVEKAAEMGLTGPYIPMDYGGAGYSILDTTIIVEELFAVDPGIALSIVASSFGCEAIMEFGTEDQKERFLEPVARGEKISGAAISEPDTGSDVSSVSTTAEKDGDEWVINGNKMWITNGTVGDFFVVLCKTNPDAEGRYNGFSQIVVEADRDGFSADKITGKLGIRASDTAELIFDDVRVPEENLIGTRDAAFMQQMQFFDQTRVAVAAQGVGIAKGASEAALEYAQDREQFGQSISEFQAIQHKLADMHTKTEAARNLTYKASWKVDQGENITKLASMAKEYASRVATDVADEAVQIHGGAGYVNDFPVERFYRDSKITQIYEGTTEIQKNIIARELLGKGF
- a CDS encoding helix-turn-helix domain-containing protein — encoded protein: MREFVFALEYDAGTNPVADVLEAYPDTTIRSLSCHVTEESLWRVDHASGSTAGLEALEAAYRESTYCADCLVKDDCGADCETQVLDRSDDTLVVYTYWDRTDVCESVPHLALEYLGEGLLFETYREGRRYRWRIVLANDAPIHDFFDALGDEVGHCAGMEMLRLTDLDPDRSREERPESLPKEQRDALRVAVERGYYETPRRIDLSELAEQLDVPRSTLSYRLRRAEAELATAFVDADDSLEALSPGL
- a CDS encoding heavy metal translocating P-type ATPase; translated protein: MSEQEPPASASTDGSTRILELSVPEMDCPSCAGKVTNSVERLDGIEGLEARVAAGTLIVEYDPDVVSDADVRDRVEAAGYVVESSETELALSVPEMDCPSCATKVENALEDVPGVSDVETQPAAGRVTATVSGGASDTETAISAIESAGYEATPLDGGGDRFRDPNEVWTSRRAGTTAIGAVLVVTGLALRFLFPTVDPALFTLAGRSFAVSHVLFVVAAAIAGAPIVRNGYYSARNRSLDIDFLMTVGILASVATHHPFEGATLAVLFSVAELLERFSMDRARDSLRELIDLSPETATVLRDDGTEETVPAETVEAGDVVVVRPGEKIPADGVVREGESAVNQAPITGESVPVDKTPGEEVFAGTITESGYLEVEVTSDAADSTISRIVRLVESAERERTDREQFVERFADVYTPIVVALAILVAAGPPLVVGASWNTWFLRGLTLLVIACPCAFVISTPVSVVSGITSAARNGVLIKGGRYLEAAGESDVLAIDKTGTLTTGDLSVTDVVALEGVDEETVLRRASALERRSEHPIGEAIVAHAADRGIGGDVAVDDFEALTGRGVSGDVDGVTHYVGKPDLFDGLGLDLEHAHVTTDGGRLLESANQQCDEGDCLNVLEDAVEKLEREGKTAVLVGTDDRLLGVVGVADAVRPDASWAVSRLQAQGVRVVMLTGDNEGTARAIAQAVGIDEYHAELLPEEKLEEIRRLEDERGDVVMVGDGINDAPALATATVGVAMGAAGTDTALETADVALMGDDLTRLPYLYRLARKANGVIRQNIWSSLAVKAVLAAGAPFGIVTVVHAVVVGDMGMSLGVTGNAMRLSNVEPETPDGGGD
- a CDS encoding L-aspartate oxidase, whose translation is MTDTSPSDHERPGGGVQIGDVERIVDDSTNGATRGDGPVEYEERSVPVLIVGAGAAGARVAIELAERGVESLVVGKRDHGDAHTTWAAGGVNAALGSRDDEDDWTIHAADTLKEGHFLNDPEAVELTAKHMPDRIRELAAWGTPFDRTDDGRIDQRYFGAQSYRRTCFVGDRTGEAMLETLIERVRELEVPYRENVMITRLLSDGRRVYGAVGFDMEDGHDLLFRTNHVVLAAGGFSALYDRHSSRADENNGDGPAMALEAGATLLDVEFVQFHPTGMVGARYGQEWDGRLVTEAVRGEGGRLYNVDGERFMERYSPDQMELDARDVVARAIAQELREDRGTENGGVYLDISHRDPEYVKERLPTMYERFQSLGVDITDAPMEIAPTAHYTMGGVDVDFRTGETGVGGLYAVGETVAGVHGANRLGGNSLAETVAIGKLVGEHVGDRVTEADDDPDLPDGQRALAEREFRALAALETADGDTTPQELLSDLGDLLWDHAGILRDEGSLEEGRRKLATLRDRTADLRVEGDRTSQSFEFAVDLAFSLTMADAILRAATERTESRGAHHRTDYPETDPSWRANLTITDDGTGMTLRRRGVAEPSDAVQEALEAGYELDYHHLE